One Mycolicibacterium fortuitum subsp. fortuitum genomic window carries:
- a CDS encoding glycosyltransferase family 2 protein yields the protein MTLDAARPLVVVTVTYSPGPHLDRFLASLALATDRPVTVIIADNGSTDGAPEQAEKRYPNVRLLRTGSNLGYGSAVNRGAEKISEGDCEEFFIVANPDVQWGPHSIDMLIDAAQRWPRAGALGPLVRDPDGSVYPSARHQPSLVRGGMHAVVGPFWKSNPWTAAYRQDRQDPSEREVGWLSGSCLLMRRAAFDAVGGFDERYFMYMEDVDLGDRISRAGWQNVYVPSAEVLHHKGHSTGRDPARNLAAHHRSTYTFLADRYPAPWQAPLRWTIRGALAARAGLVVGSSRRKQAKGR from the coding sequence GTGACTTTGGATGCGGCCCGCCCGCTCGTCGTGGTGACGGTGACGTACTCGCCGGGCCCACACCTGGACCGTTTCCTCGCGTCGCTCGCCTTGGCCACCGACCGGCCCGTGACAGTCATCATCGCCGACAACGGCTCGACCGACGGAGCCCCCGAACAGGCCGAGAAGCGCTACCCGAACGTGCGCCTGCTCCGGACCGGCAGCAATCTGGGTTACGGCAGCGCCGTCAACCGCGGCGCCGAGAAGATCTCCGAGGGTGACTGCGAAGAGTTCTTCATCGTGGCCAACCCCGACGTGCAGTGGGGTCCGCATTCGATCGACATGCTGATCGACGCGGCCCAGCGGTGGCCGCGTGCCGGCGCGCTCGGTCCGCTGGTCCGCGACCCTGACGGTTCGGTCTACCCGTCGGCACGCCACCAACCCAGCCTGGTCCGTGGCGGCATGCACGCCGTGGTCGGCCCGTTCTGGAAATCCAATCCGTGGACGGCCGCCTACCGTCAGGACCGCCAGGACCCCAGTGAACGCGAGGTCGGCTGGCTGTCGGGTTCGTGCCTGTTGATGCGCCGCGCCGCGTTCGACGCGGTCGGCGGGTTCGACGAGCGCTACTTCATGTATATGGAAGACGTCGATCTCGGCGACCGGATTTCCCGCGCCGGCTGGCAGAACGTCTATGTGCCGTCGGCCGAGGTACTGCACCACAAGGGGCACTCCACCGGCCGGGACCCGGCGCGCAACTTGGCCGCCCATCACCGCAGTACCTACACTTTCCTGGCTGATCGATACCCGGCGCCGTGGCAGGCGCCGTTACGGTGGACAATTCGGGGCGCGCTGGCAGCACGTGCGGGCCTGGTGGTCGGTAGTTCTCGACGTAAACAGGCGAAAGGGCGCTGA
- a CDS encoding coenzyme F420-0:L-glutamate ligase, producing the protein MSTEHGSADRVEILPVPGLPEFRPGDDLAAALAGAAPWLRDGDVLVVTSKIVSKCEGRIVAAPSDPDERDTLRRKLIDSEAVRVLARKGRTLITENAIGLVQAAAGVDGSNVDSNELALLPVDPDGSAQALRNGLREQLGITVAVVITDTMGRAWRNGQADFAIGASGLTVLHGYAGARDRHGNELLVTEVAVADEIAAAADLVKGKLTSIPVAVVRGLDLTDDGSSARTLLRSGEDDLFWLGTAESIQLGRSQAQLLRRSVRAFSDEPVDHALIEAAVSEALTAPAPHHTRPVRFVWVQDNATRVRLLDRMKDKWRADLSGDGRDPESVERRVNRGQILYDAPELVIPFLVPDGAHSYPDAARTQAEHTMFTVAVGAAVQALLVALAVREVGSCWIGSTIFAGDLVRSELDLPDDWEPLGAIAIGHPADPQPPRDPVPTDGLLVVK; encoded by the coding sequence GTGAGCACCGAGCACGGGTCCGCGGACCGCGTCGAGATCCTGCCGGTACCAGGGCTTCCGGAGTTCCGGCCCGGAGACGACCTGGCCGCCGCGCTGGCCGGGGCGGCACCCTGGCTGCGCGACGGTGATGTGCTGGTGGTCACCAGCAAGATCGTCTCCAAGTGCGAGGGCCGCATCGTCGCCGCTCCTTCGGATCCCGATGAGCGGGATACCCTGCGGCGCAAGCTGATCGACAGTGAGGCCGTTCGTGTCTTGGCACGTAAGGGCCGGACCCTGATCACCGAGAACGCCATCGGCCTGGTCCAGGCCGCAGCCGGAGTCGACGGCTCCAATGTCGACTCGAACGAGTTGGCCCTGCTGCCAGTCGATCCCGACGGCAGTGCGCAGGCGCTCCGCAACGGCCTGCGTGAGCAACTCGGCATCACGGTCGCCGTCGTGATCACCGACACGATGGGACGCGCATGGCGCAACGGCCAGGCTGACTTCGCGATCGGCGCATCGGGGCTGACGGTGCTGCACGGCTACGCCGGCGCGCGCGACCGGCACGGTAACGAACTATTGGTCACCGAGGTGGCCGTGGCCGACGAGATCGCTGCCGCAGCGGATCTGGTGAAGGGCAAGCTCACCTCGATCCCGGTGGCAGTGGTACGCGGGCTCGATCTGACCGACGACGGCTCAAGCGCACGCACGCTGCTGCGATCCGGCGAGGATGATCTGTTCTGGCTCGGCACCGCCGAGTCGATCCAGCTGGGGCGCAGCCAAGCTCAACTGCTGCGCCGCTCGGTGCGTGCGTTCTCCGACGAGCCCGTCGACCACGCGCTCATCGAAGCCGCGGTCAGCGAGGCGCTCACGGCGCCCGCACCGCACCACACCCGTCCGGTGCGCTTCGTCTGGGTTCAGGACAACGCCACCCGTGTCCGGTTGCTGGACCGGATGAAGGACAAGTGGCGCGCCGACCTGAGCGGAGACGGCCGAGATCCCGAGTCGGTCGAGCGGCGCGTGAACCGTGGCCAGATCCTGTATGACGCCCCGGAACTGGTGATTCCGTTCCTGGTTCCCGACGGCGCCCACAGTTATCCGGACGCGGCGCGCACCCAGGCCGAGCACACCATGTTCACCGTGGCCGTCGGGGCGGCGGTGCAGGCTCTGCTCGTGGCGCTGGCGGTGCGTGAGGTGGGCAGCTGCTGGATCGGCTCGACGATCTTCGCCGGCGATCTGGTGCGCTCCGAGCTCGATCTACCGGACGATTGGGAGCCGTTGGGCGCCATCGCGATCGGACACCCCGCCGACCCCCAGCCGCCGCGCGACCCGGTACCCACCGACGGCCTGCTGGTGGTGAAGTGA
- a CDS encoding LCP family protein produces MPFPLLRSLAVATASAVVLGTGVAWTQIRSFESGINHISSAALGGGGDDGAIDILLVGMDSRTDAHGNPLSQQELETLRAGDDVSTNTDTIILVRIPNNGKSATAISIPRDSYVQAPGRGKMKINGVFGEVKLEEMKQLVEVEGEDPAVAEPKATEAAREELIETVAALTGVTVDHYAEIGLLGFALITDALGGVNVCLKDAVYEPLSGADFPAGWQKLDGPQALSFVRQRHDLPRGDLDRVTRQQSVMASLAHDVISTKTLSSPGTLSKLREAVQRSMVISDGWDIMDFIQQLQKLAGGSVAFATIPVLREDGWSDDGMQSVVRVDPTEVHEWVSSLLQDQDAGKTEQLSYSPDTTTVEVVNGTDINGLAAAVSQVLTNKGFQPGATGNHEGAPPASSQVLAAKRDDLGAQAVSKDLGGLPVNEDSTLPPGAVRVVLAADYTGPGSDGMDPSAVGPASVGDTYSDTGESSPPPPPSPILTAGSDDPKCVN; encoded by the coding sequence GTGCCATTCCCCCTGCTTCGCTCCCTCGCTGTGGCCACAGCGTCGGCTGTGGTGCTCGGAACAGGGGTGGCCTGGACCCAGATCCGCTCCTTCGAATCGGGCATCAACCACATCAGCTCGGCGGCGCTCGGCGGTGGCGGTGACGACGGAGCGATCGACATCCTGCTGGTCGGTATGGACAGCCGCACCGACGCACACGGCAACCCGCTGTCGCAGCAAGAGCTTGAGACGTTGCGTGCCGGCGACGACGTCTCGACGAACACCGACACCATCATCCTGGTGCGCATCCCCAACAACGGGAAGTCGGCCACCGCCATCTCCATCCCGCGCGACTCGTACGTCCAGGCACCGGGTAGGGGAAAGATGAAGATCAACGGCGTCTTCGGCGAGGTGAAGCTCGAGGAGATGAAGCAACTCGTCGAGGTCGAGGGCGAGGATCCGGCCGTCGCGGAGCCCAAGGCCACCGAGGCCGCCCGCGAAGAGCTGATCGAGACCGTCGCCGCTCTCACCGGCGTCACCGTTGACCATTACGCCGAGATCGGCCTGCTCGGCTTCGCGTTGATCACCGATGCCCTGGGCGGCGTCAACGTGTGTCTGAAAGACGCGGTGTACGAACCTCTCTCGGGTGCTGATTTCCCGGCAGGCTGGCAGAAGCTCGACGGCCCGCAGGCGCTGAGCTTCGTTCGGCAACGCCACGACCTGCCGCGCGGTGACCTCGACCGGGTGACCCGTCAGCAGTCGGTGATGGCCTCGCTGGCGCATGATGTGATCTCGACGAAGACACTGTCGAGCCCGGGCACCCTGAGCAAGTTGCGCGAGGCCGTGCAGCGCTCGATGGTGATCTCCGACGGCTGGGACATCATGGATTTCATCCAGCAGCTGCAGAAGCTGGCCGGCGGCAGCGTGGCGTTCGCCACCATCCCGGTCCTTCGGGAGGACGGCTGGAGCGACGACGGGATGCAGAGCGTGGTCCGCGTCGACCCCACCGAAGTCCATGAGTGGGTGTCGAGCCTGCTGCAGGACCAGGACGCGGGCAAGACCGAACAGCTCAGCTACTCCCCCGACACCACCACCGTCGAGGTGGTCAACGGCACCGACATCAACGGCCTGGCCGCCGCCGTCTCGCAGGTGCTCACCAACAAGGGCTTCCAGCCCGGCGCCACCGGCAATCACGAAGGCGCCCCGCCCGCGTCCAGCCAGGTGCTGGCGGCCAAACGCGACGACCTCGGCGCCCAGGCGGTGTCGAAGGATCTCGGCGGACTGCCGGTGAACGAGGATTCGACACTGCCCCCCGGGGCGGTGCGGGTGGTGCTGGCCGCGGACTACACCGGGCCCGGCTCCGATGGCATGGACCCGTCCGCGGTGGGTCCGGCCTCCGTCGGCGACACCTACAGCGACACCGGGGAATCGAGCCCGCCGCCACCGCCGTCGCCGATCCTCACCGCGGGTTCGGACGATCCCAAGTGTGTGAACTGA
- a CDS encoding TIGR03089 family protein, with protein MSTVSAAVLDPLLAADPAGPRITYYDDATGERIELSTVTMANWAAKTANLLRDEMGAGPGTRVAVLLPAHWQTAAVLFGIWWIGAEVVLAGAREEQSGMTDADMALCTRERLDEADEAVAGGEVAVLSLDPFGKPAEDLPIGVTDYATAVRVHGDQIVPERVPGPALAGQSVAEVLESARNAAATQGFTGSDRVLSTASWNTPDELITNLLAVFAVGASLVQVANADAGAQDRRRTTEKVTRG; from the coding sequence ATGAGCACAGTCAGCGCCGCGGTGCTGGATCCGTTGTTGGCAGCGGATCCGGCGGGGCCTCGGATCACCTATTACGACGACGCCACCGGTGAGCGGATCGAGTTGTCGACCGTGACCATGGCCAACTGGGCCGCCAAGACCGCCAACCTTTTGCGCGACGAGATGGGCGCCGGCCCGGGAACGCGCGTGGCGGTGCTGCTGCCCGCGCACTGGCAGACCGCCGCGGTGCTGTTCGGGATCTGGTGGATCGGTGCCGAGGTGGTGCTGGCCGGCGCACGCGAGGAGCAATCGGGCATGACGGACGCCGACATGGCCCTGTGTACCCGGGAACGGCTCGACGAGGCCGACGAGGCGGTGGCCGGCGGCGAGGTCGCGGTGCTGTCGTTGGATCCGTTCGGCAAGCCCGCCGAGGATCTGCCCATCGGAGTCACCGACTACGCCACGGCAGTGCGCGTGCACGGCGACCAGATCGTGCCGGAGCGTGTGCCGGGTCCGGCGCTGGCCGGGCAGTCGGTCGCCGAGGTACTGGAATCGGCCCGCAATGCCGCGGCCACACAGGGTTTCACCGGTTCCGACCGGGTGCTCTCCACCGCGTCCTGGAACACCCCCGACGAGCTGATCACGAATCTGCTGGCGGTGTTCGCGGTCGGGGCGTCACTGGTTCAGGTGGCCAATGCCGATGCGGGCGCGCAGGATCGGCGTCGCACCACCGAGAAGGTCACCCGAGGCTAG
- a CDS encoding WhiB family transcriptional regulator, whose protein sequence is MSYESGDFDRVVRFDGRLLGSVDNAPHINTGPAPMGETGRPQLSLVPEHIDVDPETEDDQWQERALCAQTDPEAFFPEKGGSTREAKRICQGCEVKDACLEYALAHDERFGIWGGLSERERRRLKRGII, encoded by the coding sequence ATGTCTTATGAGAGCGGCGATTTCGATCGTGTGGTCCGGTTCGACGGCCGGCTACTCGGCTCGGTAGACAACGCACCGCACATCAACACGGGACCGGCACCGATGGGGGAAACCGGACGTCCCCAGCTGAGTCTGGTTCCCGAGCACATTGATGTTGATCCGGAAACCGAAGACGACCAATGGCAGGAACGTGCGCTGTGCGCACAGACCGACCCGGAGGCGTTCTTCCCGGAGAAGGGCGGGTCTACCCGCGAAGCCAAGCGCATCTGCCAGGGCTGCGAGGTGAAGGACGCATGCCTGGAATACGCGCTCGCGCACGATGAGCGCTTCGGAATCTGGGGAGGATTGTCGGAACGCGAGCGGCGCAGGCTCAAGCGCGGCATCATCTGA
- the cofD gene encoding 2-phospho-L-lactate transferase yields the protein MKITVLVGGVGGARFLLGVQHLLGLGQFAGSDSKHELTAIVNVGDDAWMHGVRICPDLDTCMYTLGGGIDPERGWGHRNETWHAKEELAAYGVQPDWFGLGDRDLATHLVRTQMLRAGYPLSQVTEALCKRWSPGAQLLPVTDDRSETHVVITDPEDGARRAIHFQEWWVRYRAQVPSHSFAFVGAEQATAAPGVTEAIADADVVLLAPSNPVVSIGPILQIPGVRGALRSTKAPVIGYSPIVNGKPLRGMADECLSIIGVESTSQAVGRHFGARSGTGILDGWLVHEGDTAEIEGVQVRAVPLLMTDPPTTAEMVRAGLDLAGVAL from the coding sequence GTGAAGATCACCGTTCTGGTCGGCGGCGTCGGAGGCGCCCGGTTTTTGCTGGGGGTCCAGCACCTGCTCGGCCTCGGCCAGTTCGCCGGGTCCGACAGCAAGCACGAACTCACCGCGATCGTGAACGTCGGTGACGACGCCTGGATGCACGGCGTACGGATCTGTCCTGACCTCGACACCTGCATGTACACCCTGGGCGGCGGCATCGATCCCGAACGCGGCTGGGGCCACCGCAACGAAACGTGGCACGCCAAGGAAGAACTCGCTGCCTACGGCGTGCAACCGGACTGGTTCGGCCTGGGCGACCGGGATCTGGCCACCCACCTGGTCCGCACCCAGATGCTGCGGGCCGGCTACCCGTTGTCGCAGGTCACCGAGGCGCTGTGTAAGCGCTGGTCACCCGGGGCGCAGCTGCTGCCCGTCACCGACGACCGCAGCGAAACCCACGTGGTGATCACCGACCCCGAGGACGGAGCGCGCCGGGCCATCCACTTCCAGGAGTGGTGGGTGCGCTACCGCGCCCAGGTGCCCTCGCACAGCTTTGCGTTCGTCGGCGCGGAACAAGCAACCGCCGCACCGGGCGTCACCGAGGCGATCGCCGATGCGGACGTGGTGTTGCTGGCACCGTCGAATCCTGTGGTGAGCATCGGGCCGATCCTGCAGATCCCCGGTGTCCGCGGCGCGCTGCGCTCGACCAAGGCGCCGGTGATCGGCTACTCCCCCATCGTCAACGGAAAACCGTTGCGCGGCATGGCAGATGAGTGCCTGTCCATCATCGGCGTGGAATCCACCTCACAGGCCGTCGGCCGGCATTTCGGCGCTCGTTCTGGCACCGGAATCCTGGACGGCTGGCTGGTGCACGAGGGCGACACCGCCGAGATCGAGGGCGTTCAGGTGCGCGCCGTCCCGCTGCTGATGACAGACCCTCCGACCACCGCAGAGATGGTGCGGGCGGGTCTTGACCTGGCCGGCGTCGCCCTGTGA
- a CDS encoding acyl-CoA dehydrogenase, whose amino-acid sequence MAGWGGNPSFDLFQLPEEHQELRAAIRALAEKEIAPHAADVDENARFPEEALQALNASGFNAIHVPEEYGGQGADSVAACIVIEEVARVDCSASLIPAVNKLGTMGLILRGSDELKKQVLPSLASGEAMASYALSEREAGSDAAGMRTRAKADGDDWILNGTKCWITNGGKSTWYTVMAVTDPDKGANGISAFVVHKDDEGFTVGPKERKLGIKGSPTTELYFENCRIPGDRIIGEPGTGFKTALATLDHTRPTIGAQAVGIAQGALDAAIAYTKDRKQFGTAIADFQAVQFMLADMAMKLEAARLMVYHAAARAERGETNLGFISAASKCFASDVAMEVTTDAVQLFGGAGYTVDFPVERMMRDAKITQIYEGTNQIQRVVMSRALLK is encoded by the coding sequence ATGGCCGGCTGGGGCGGTAACCCATCATTCGATCTGTTTCAGTTGCCCGAGGAGCACCAAGAGCTCCGGGCGGCGATCCGGGCGCTGGCGGAGAAGGAAATTGCCCCGCACGCTGCCGACGTCGACGAGAACGCGCGCTTCCCGGAGGAAGCGCTGCAGGCCCTGAATGCCTCGGGGTTCAACGCGATTCACGTGCCGGAGGAGTACGGCGGCCAGGGTGCCGACTCGGTGGCGGCCTGCATCGTGATCGAGGAAGTGGCCCGGGTGGACTGCTCGGCCTCGCTGATTCCGGCGGTCAACAAGCTGGGCACGATGGGCCTGATCCTGCGCGGCTCCGATGAGCTCAAGAAGCAGGTGCTGCCCTCGCTGGCCTCCGGTGAGGCGATGGCCTCCTACGCGCTGAGCGAGCGCGAGGCCGGCAGCGACGCCGCAGGCATGCGCACCCGCGCCAAGGCCGACGGCGACGACTGGATCCTCAACGGCACCAAGTGCTGGATCACCAACGGCGGCAAGTCGACCTGGTACACCGTGATGGCGGTGACCGACCCCGACAAGGGCGCCAACGGCATCTCGGCGTTCGTCGTGCACAAGGACGACGAGGGCTTCACCGTCGGCCCCAAGGAGCGCAAGCTCGGCATCAAGGGCAGCCCGACCACCGAGCTGTACTTCGAGAACTGCCGGATCCCGGGTGACCGGATCATCGGTGAGCCCGGTACCGGTTTCAAGACCGCGCTGGCGACCCTGGATCACACTCGCCCGACCATCGGTGCGCAGGCCGTGGGTATCGCCCAGGGTGCGCTGGACGCGGCGATCGCCTACACCAAGGACCGCAAACAGTTCGGTACCGCCATCGCCGATTTCCAGGCCGTGCAGTTCATGCTGGCCGATATGGCGATGAAGCTGGAGGCCGCACGCCTGATGGTCTACCACGCCGCGGCACGTGCCGAGCGCGGCGAGACCAACCTCGGGTTCATCTCGGCAGCGTCGAAGTGCTTCGCGTCCGACGTGGCCATGGAGGTCACCACCGACGCCGTGCAGCTGTTCGGCGGTGCCGGCTACACCGTGGACTTCCCGGTCGAGCGGATGATGCGCGACGCCAAGATCACCCAGATCTACGAGGGCACGAATCAGATCCAGCGCGTGGTGATGAGCCGCGCCCTGCTCAAGTAA
- a CDS encoding DUF732 domain-containing protein, which produces MGGFNRRRRAPIAPIAALLVLGGVLGVTAPEAVAWPIPLTWEDNAYLKATRGVFPGDDDQLLMVGREMCRLLYTGTPAQAVIDQMAGQYGAAPDQAAVALRAARRAYCTQAPG; this is translated from the coding sequence ATGGGCGGATTCAACAGGCGACGGCGCGCACCGATCGCGCCGATCGCGGCGCTGTTGGTGCTCGGAGGGGTTCTCGGTGTCACTGCGCCCGAGGCGGTCGCGTGGCCCATCCCGCTCACATGGGAAGACAACGCGTACCTCAAGGCCACCCGCGGCGTGTTCCCCGGCGACGACGACCAGTTGCTGATGGTCGGCCGGGAGATGTGCCGCCTGCTCTACACCGGTACGCCGGCGCAGGCAGTGATCGACCAGATGGCGGGCCAGTACGGCGCCGCTCCGGACCAGGCAGCGGTGGCGTTGCGCGCTGCGCGCCGGGCGTACTGTACCCAGGCGCCGGGCTAG
- a CDS encoding sugar phosphate nucleotidyltransferase, which translates to MINPAEVDAVVLVGGRGTRLRPLTLSAPKPMLPTAGVPFLTHLLARIAEAGIKHVVMGTSYKAEVFEEAFGDGSDLGLEIEYVTETEALGTGGAIANVADKLRYDTAMVFNGDVLSAADLGALLESHDTHQADLTLHLVRVSDPRAFGCVPTDADGRVTAFLEKTQDPPTDQINAGCYVFKKHVIDQIPKGRPVSVEREVFPGLLTDGLKVCGYVDASYWRDMGTPEDFVRGSADLVRGIAPSPALNGQRGESLVHEGAAVAPGALVIGGSVVGRGAEIGAGARLDGAVIFDGVRVEAGAVIERSIIGFGARIGPRALIRDGVIGDGADIGARCELLRGARVWPGVSIPDGGIRYSTDV; encoded by the coding sequence GTGATCAATCCTGCGGAAGTGGACGCCGTCGTCCTCGTCGGTGGACGTGGCACCAGGCTCCGGCCCTTGACTCTCTCGGCACCCAAGCCGATGCTCCCGACGGCCGGTGTGCCGTTTCTCACCCATCTGCTGGCCCGGATAGCCGAAGCCGGCATCAAGCATGTGGTGATGGGCACCTCCTACAAGGCGGAGGTGTTCGAGGAGGCGTTCGGTGACGGGTCTGATCTCGGACTCGAGATCGAATACGTCACGGAGACCGAGGCTCTCGGCACCGGTGGTGCCATCGCCAACGTGGCGGACAAGCTGCGTTACGACACCGCCATGGTGTTCAACGGCGATGTGCTGTCGGCGGCGGACCTCGGCGCGCTGCTGGAGTCGCATGACACCCACCAGGCCGATCTGACACTGCACCTGGTGCGCGTCAGCGATCCGCGGGCGTTCGGCTGTGTGCCCACCGATGCCGACGGTCGCGTGACGGCGTTCCTGGAGAAGACCCAGGACCCGCCCACCGATCAGATCAACGCCGGCTGCTATGTCTTCAAAAAGCATGTGATCGACCAGATTCCGAAGGGCCGGCCCGTGTCGGTCGAACGCGAGGTGTTCCCCGGCCTGCTCACCGACGGGTTGAAGGTGTGCGGATACGTCGACGCCTCCTACTGGCGCGACATGGGCACGCCCGAGGATTTCGTTCGCGGATCGGCCGATCTGGTCCGCGGCATCGCACCGTCACCCGCACTCAACGGTCAGCGCGGTGAGTCCCTGGTGCACGAGGGCGCGGCGGTCGCCCCCGGGGCATTGGTGATCGGCGGCTCCGTGGTGGGACGTGGCGCCGAGATCGGTGCCGGCGCTCGCCTCGACGGCGCGGTGATCTTCGACGGAGTACGCGTGGAAGCCGGTGCGGTGATCGAACGTTCGATCATCGGTTTCGGTGCCCGCATCGGCCCACGGGCACTGATCCGCGACGGGGTGATCGGTGACGGCGCCGACATCGGTGCGCGCTGCGAGCTGTTGCGCGGCGCCAGGGTGTGGCCCGGGGTGTCGATTCCCGACGGCGGCATCCGGTACTCCACCGACGTCTGA
- a CDS encoding TetR/AcrR family transcriptional regulator, with the protein MPELPSTRERLVSAAFELFEECGYEATSVDDIAARAGVGRTTAFRQFGSKEALIFPDHETLLRRADERLSAAPAEALPAEVIAVATTSVFENYLAEGERARTRYRLTRSVTALRDFETAVVSRYVRLFTKHLRNAQAGDWTADLRAELFANAVVAAHNYVLRRWLRGEVANPRSDLAEALAATWPIYRGGGGRTAVVVMSTDEPVESLTPRIRELIGD; encoded by the coding sequence ATGCCCGAATTGCCAAGCACCCGGGAGCGCCTGGTCAGCGCGGCATTCGAACTGTTCGAAGAATGTGGGTACGAGGCCACCAGCGTCGACGACATCGCGGCGCGGGCGGGGGTCGGACGCACCACCGCGTTTCGTCAGTTCGGCTCGAAAGAGGCGTTGATCTTTCCCGATCATGAGACGCTGCTGCGGCGCGCCGACGAGAGGTTGTCGGCGGCGCCTGCCGAAGCGCTGCCCGCCGAGGTCATCGCCGTGGCAACCACATCGGTTTTCGAGAACTACCTCGCCGAGGGCGAACGCGCCCGTACGCGGTACCGGCTCACCCGCTCGGTAACTGCGCTGCGCGACTTCGAAACGGCCGTGGTGTCACGGTATGTCCGGCTGTTCACCAAACATCTGCGCAACGCGCAAGCCGGGGATTGGACGGCGGACCTACGCGCCGAACTCTTCGCCAACGCCGTGGTCGCCGCGCACAACTATGTGCTGCGCCGATGGCTGCGCGGCGAGGTGGCCAACCCACGGTCGGACCTGGCCGAGGCGCTGGCCGCAACCTGGCCGATCTACCGGGGCGGCGGCGGCCGCACCGCGGTGGTGGTGATGTCGACCGATGAGCCGGTCGAGTCCCTCACTCCCCGCATTCGCGAGCTGATCGGGGATTGA
- the rfbD gene encoding dTDP-4-dehydrorhamnose reductase: MTQRIVITGAGGMVGQVLADQARHEGRDVLALTSAECDIANAEAIRQFVEPGDVVINCAAFTQVDAAENDQDRAHTVNAVGPGNLATVCAQVGAGLVHISTDYVFGASRERRTPYEIDDVAGPVNVYGQTKLAGEHAVLAAKPDAHVVRTAWVYRGGDGKDFVATMRRLAAGDDPVEVVADQVGSPTYTGDLVSALLQIADGGVQPGVLHAANSGAASRFEQARATFAAVGADPERVRPVGSDRHPRPAPRPAYTVLSALRSAEAGLTPLRDWREALVAAVGKEDPSGPLPSTP, translated from the coding sequence ATGACGCAACGGATTGTGATCACCGGGGCCGGCGGCATGGTCGGCCAGGTATTGGCTGATCAGGCACGTCATGAGGGCCGGGACGTGCTGGCCCTGACCTCCGCTGAATGTGATATCGCCAACGCTGAGGCGATCCGGCAATTCGTCGAGCCCGGCGACGTGGTGATCAACTGCGCGGCATTCACGCAGGTGGACGCCGCAGAAAACGACCAGGACAGGGCCCACACCGTCAATGCCGTCGGTCCTGGCAACCTTGCCACGGTGTGTGCACAGGTCGGTGCCGGTCTGGTCCACATCTCCACCGATTACGTATTCGGGGCGTCCCGTGAGCGCCGTACACCGTATGAGATCGACGACGTGGCCGGTCCGGTCAACGTCTACGGCCAGACCAAGCTGGCCGGCGAACATGCGGTACTTGCCGCCAAACCCGATGCCCATGTGGTCAGGACCGCCTGGGTGTACCGCGGCGGCGACGGGAAAGACTTCGTGGCGACCATGCGCCGGCTGGCGGCCGGAGACGACCCGGTGGAAGTGGTCGCCGACCAGGTCGGGTCACCGACCTACACCGGTGACCTGGTCTCGGCCCTGCTGCAGATCGCCGACGGCGGCGTTCAGCCCGGTGTGCTGCATGCCGCCAACTCCGGAGCGGCCAGCCGGTTCGAGCAGGCGCGGGCGACGTTCGCCGCTGTCGGGGCTGATCCGGAGCGGGTGCGGCCGGTCGGCAGCGACCGGCATCCGCGTCCCGCGCCGCGACCGGCCTACACCGTCCTTTCGGCGCTGCGGTCCGCAGAGGCGGGCCTGACGCCGCTGCGGGATTGGCGGGAAGCGCTGGTGGCAGCGGTTGGAAAAGAAGACCCCTCCGGCCCGCTACCCTCTACGCCGTGA
- a CDS encoding NUDIX hydrolase — protein sequence MLTHWQTADPGQDTLRHAVLSFLAARPDACLRACVPGHITASALVVDHTGTKTLLTLHPRFGRWLQLGGHCEETDSDIQAAALREAAEESGITGLNIEAQLAALHVHPVTCSLGVPTRHLDMQFVVRAPEGAEIACSDESLDLRWWPLDALPEGTDFGLTQLAGTVTGTV from the coding sequence ATGCTGACGCATTGGCAGACAGCCGATCCCGGCCAGGACACCCTGCGTCATGCCGTGCTGTCGTTTCTGGCCGCCCGCCCCGACGCCTGCCTTCGGGCATGCGTGCCCGGCCACATCACCGCCTCGGCACTGGTCGTCGACCATACGGGCACCAAGACCTTGCTCACCCTGCATCCACGCTTCGGCCGTTGGCTGCAACTCGGCGGGCATTGTGAGGAAACGGATTCCGACATTCAGGCCGCCGCCCTGCGCGAGGCCGCCGAGGAGTCCGGCATCACCGGGTTGAACATCGAGGCGCAACTGGCCGCACTGCACGTGCACCCGGTGACCTGCTCACTGGGGGTGCCGACCCGTCACCTCGACATGCAGTTCGTGGTGCGGGCACCGGAAGGTGCCGAGATCGCCTGCAGCGACGAGTCTTTGGATCTGCGATGGTGGCCGCTGGATGCGCTGCCCGAAGGTACCGACTTCGGATTGACCCAGCTCGCGGGGACCGTGACGGGAACCGTCTAG